A window of Phoenix dactylifera cultivar Barhee BC4 unplaced genomic scaffold, palm_55x_up_171113_PBpolish2nd_filt_p 001073F, whole genome shotgun sequence contains these coding sequences:
- the LOC103703453 gene encoding uncharacterized protein LOC103703453 isoform X2: protein MYARRVKFRGQNWYSLSQQAGSLFRLIRRDISQSSSSRSIYHTGQSLKDSVIRKFSSVPLSLPVGSDLGICRRYPASFSYGLCRFYSSKGDGSNASGDKHVPVKDATNFDKGKTRKEEVLADSKHCNEHAWLGEHDQQEWLNSERSSIDSKKRESPFLTKRERFKNEFLRRVIPWEKITVSWRTFPYYIHEHTKNLLVECASSHLKHKSFTSSYGARLTSSTGRILLQSISGTELYRERLVRALAQELQVPLLVLDSSVLAPYDFGQECASESETDDENVESGEECTSESDVEDDGNNEEEWASSNEAKSGESEDDVDDVQASAEAIKKLVPYSLEEFAKRVSGEVEGTSSSTQTETAESSQQPKRPLKKGDRVKYVGVSVHVEADHRTLSNGQRGEVYEVNGDQVAVILDRMGNKMEEENKAESINEQDAKPSIYWIDIQDIVHDSDTQAEDWCIAMEALCEILPSLQPVIVYLPDSARWLLRAVPKSNRREFIHKVEEMFDQLPGPVVLICGQNIIETGSKEKEKYTMVLPRLGRLARLPVPLKRLTEGLKATKTTKDDGISKLFPNALFIHPPKEEEQLRTFHKQIEEDRKIIISRSNLIELHKVLEEHELSCIELLHVKTDGVILTKQKAEKVVGWARNHYLSSVILPSIKGDRLLIPRESLDIAIARLREQETISRKPLQSLKSLAKDEYESNFISAVVPPDEIGVKFDDIGALEDVKRTLNELVSLPMRRPELFSHGNLLRPCKGILLFGPPGTGKTLLAKALATEAGANFISITGSTLTSKWFGDAEKLTKALFSFASRLSPVIIFVDEVDSLLGARGGAFEHEATRRMRNEFMAAWDGLRTKDSQRILILAATNRPFDLDDAVVRRLPRRIYVDLPDAENRMKILRIFLSQENLEPGFRHDELANATEGYSGSDLKNLCIAAAYRPVQELLEEEKKKGATGTAASLRPLKLDDFIQAKSKVGASVAYDATSMNELRKWNEQYGEGGSRRQSPFGFGN, encoded by the exons ATGTATGCAAGGAGAGTAAAGTTTAGGGGCCAGAACTGGTATTCTTTATCCCAACAGGCAGGATCTTTATTTAGGTTGATCAGAAGGGATATTTCACAATCCTCTTCTAGTAGAAGTATCTACCATACAGGCCAATCACTAAAAGATAGTGTTATTAGGAAGTTCAGCTCAGTTCCACTTTCCCTGCCGGTTGGTAGTGATTTAGGCATTTGTAGGAGGTACCCTGCATCCTTTTCATATGGATTGTGTCGATTTTATAGCTCCAAAGGTGATGGGAGTAATGCCAGTGGGGACAAACATGTGCCGGTTAAAGATGCCACCAACTTTGATAAAGGGAAGACTAGGAAAGAAGAGGTTTTAGCTGATTCAAAGCACTGCAATGAGCATGCTTGGCTTGGGGAACACGATCAGCAGGAGTGGCTGAATAGCGAGAGATCGTCCATTGATAGTAAAAAGAGAGAATCCCCTTTTCTAACCAAGCGAGAGAGGTTCAAAAATGAATTCTTGCGAAGGGTGATTCCATGGGAGAAGATCACAGTTTCATGGAGGACCTTTCCTTATTATATCCA TGAACACACAAAAAATTTGTTGGTGGAATGTGCTTCCTCCCATTTGAAGCACAAGAGTTTCACATCATCTTATGGTGCTCGGCTTACCTCTTCAACTGGGAGAATTTTGCTTCAGAGTATCTCAG GAACCGAGCTTTACCGGGAAAGATTGGTGAGAGCTTTGGCTCAGGAATTACAAGTCCCCTTGCTGGTTCTAGACAGCAGTGTTCTTGCTCCATAC GATTTTGGTCAAGAATGTGCATCAGAAAGTGAAACGGATGATGAGAATGTGGAATCAGGAGAAGAATGTACATCAGAGTCAGATGTTGAAGATGATGGAAACAATGAAGAAGAATGGGCAAGCAGCAATGAAGCCAAATCTGGTGAAAGCGAGGATGATGTTGATGATGTGCAAGCATCTGCTGAGGCCATCAAGAAGCTTGTACCATACAGTCTAGAAGAGTTTGCAAAG AGAGTTTCTGGAGAAGTTGAGGGTACCTCATCATCGACACAGACAGAGACTGCTGAGTCATCACAACAACCAAAAAGGCCTCTCAAAAAGG GGGACCGGGTGAAGTATGTTGGGGTCTCAGTGCATGTTGAAGCTGATCACAG GACCCTGTCAAATGGACAGCGGGGAGAAGTCTATGAGGTCAATGGGGATCAAGTAGCTGTTATTCTTGACAGAATGGGAAATAAAATGGAGGAAGAAAATAAGGCTGAAAGTATCAATGAGCAAGATGCAAAACCATCTATTTATTGGATTGACA TTCAGGATATCGTGCATGATTCTGATACTCAGGCAGAAGATTGGTGCATAGCAATGGAGGCACTTTGTGAG ATTTTACCATCTTTACAACCCGTTATTGTGTATTTGCCTGACTCTGCCCGGTGGTTGTTAAGGGCAGTTCCCAAGTCAAATCGTAGGGAGTTCATCCATAAGGTGGAGGAAATGTTCGACCAACTTCCTGGACCTGTTGTTTTGATATGTGGACAAAACATAATAGAGACAGGGTCCAAGGAGAAAGAGAAATAT ACTATGGTGCTTCCTCGGCTTGGTCGCCTGGCTCGGCTG CCTGTGCCATTGAAGCGACTAACTGAGGGACTGAAAGCAACTAAAACTACAAAAGATGATGGCATAAGTAAACTCTTCCCAAATGCTCTGTTTATTCATCCTCCAAAG GAAGAGGAGCAACTTAGAACATTCCATAAACAAATTGAAGAGGATAGAAAAATTATCATATCAAGGAGCAATCTTATTGAACTGCATAAG GTGCTAGAAGAGCATGAGCTATCATGCATAGAGCTTTTGCATGTAAAGACTGATGGTGTGATCTTGACAAAGCAAA AAGCTGAGAAAGttgtgggatgggctagaaatCACTACCTGTCCTCTGTCATTCTTCCCTCTATAAAGGGTGATAGGCTACTGATTCCCCGTGAAAG TCTGGATATTGCGATTGCAAGGCTAAGGGAACAGGAAACAATTTCCAGGAAACCCTTGCAAAGTCTAAAG AGTCTTGCCAAGGATGAGTATGAGAGCAATTTCATTTCAGCAGTGGTTCCCCCAGATGAAATTGGAGTGAAGTTTGATGATATTGGTGCTCTTGAAGATGTGAAGAGGACACTGAATGAGCTTGTCTCCCTTCCTATGAGGAGACCAGAACTTTTTTCACATGGAAATCTATTACGA CCTTGCAAAGGGATATTGCTTTTTGGGCCTCCTGGAACAGGGAAAACTCTTCTTGCAAAAGCACTTGCAACAGAAGCTGGAGCAAATTTTATCAGCATTACGGGATCAACACTTACCTCAAAg TGGTTTGGAGATGCTGAGAAGCTCACAAAAGCCCTATTCTCCTTTGCTAGCCGGCTATCCCCTGTCATTATATTTGTTGATGAG GTTGACAGTCTTCTTGGTGCTCGAGGTGGTGCTTTTGAGCATGAAGCAACAAGAAGAATGCGGAATGAATTTATGGCTGCTTGGGATGGACTGAGGACCAAGGACAGTCAAAGGATTCTTATCCTTGCTGCGACAAATCGTCCATTTGACCTAGATGATGCTGTAGTACGCCGCCTGCCAAGAAG GATAtatgtggatcttcctgatgcCGAGAATCGGATGAAAATCCTAAGAATATTTCTTTCTCAAGAAAACCTTGAACCTGGCTTTAGACATGATGAACTCGCCAATGCAACTGAAGGATATTCAGGAAGTGATTTGAAG AACCTGTGTATTGCAGCTGCATATAGGCCTGTTCAAGAACTtctggaagaagaaaagaag AAAGGTGCAACGGGCACGGCAGCTTCACTTAGGCCCCTTAAGTTGGATGATTTTATCCAAGCAAAATCGAAG GTGGGTGCGTCTGTAGCATATGATGCCACTAGTATGAACGAGCTAAGAAAATGGAATGAACAATATGGGGAGGGTGGTAGCAGGAGACAATCACCATTTGGCTTCGGTAATTAA
- the LOC103703453 gene encoding uncharacterized protein LOC103703453 isoform X1: MYARRVKFRGQNWYSLSQQAGSLFRLIRRDISQSSSSRSIYHTGQSLKDSVIRKFSSVPLSLPVGSDLGICRRYPASFSYGLCRFYSSKGDGSNASGDKHVPVKDATNFDKGKTRKEEVLADSKHCNEHAWLGEHDQQEWLNSERSSIDSKKRESPFLTKRERFKNEFLRRVIPWEKITVSWRTFPYYIHEHTKNLLVECASSHLKHKSFTSSYGARLTSSTGRILLQSISGTELYRERLVRALAQELQVPLLVLDSSVLAPYDFGQECASESETDDENVESGEECTSESDVEDDGNNEEEWASSNEAKSGESEDDVDDVQASAEAIKKLVPYSLEEFAKRVSGEVEGTSSSTQTETAESSQQPKRPLKKGDRVKYVGVSVHVEADHRIILGKIPTSDGSTNAYTFIRGRTLSNGQRGEVYEVNGDQVAVILDRMGNKMEEENKAESINEQDAKPSIYWIDIQDIVHDSDTQAEDWCIAMEALCEILPSLQPVIVYLPDSARWLLRAVPKSNRREFIHKVEEMFDQLPGPVVLICGQNIIETGSKEKEKYTMVLPRLGRLARLPVPLKRLTEGLKATKTTKDDGISKLFPNALFIHPPKEEEQLRTFHKQIEEDRKIIISRSNLIELHKVLEEHELSCIELLHVKTDGVILTKQKAEKVVGWARNHYLSSVILPSIKGDRLLIPRESLDIAIARLREQETISRKPLQSLKSLAKDEYESNFISAVVPPDEIGVKFDDIGALEDVKRTLNELVSLPMRRPELFSHGNLLRPCKGILLFGPPGTGKTLLAKALATEAGANFISITGSTLTSKWFGDAEKLTKALFSFASRLSPVIIFVDEVDSLLGARGGAFEHEATRRMRNEFMAAWDGLRTKDSQRILILAATNRPFDLDDAVVRRLPRRIYVDLPDAENRMKILRIFLSQENLEPGFRHDELANATEGYSGSDLKNLCIAAAYRPVQELLEEEKKKGATGTAASLRPLKLDDFIQAKSKVGASVAYDATSMNELRKWNEQYGEGGSRRQSPFGFGN, from the exons ATGTATGCAAGGAGAGTAAAGTTTAGGGGCCAGAACTGGTATTCTTTATCCCAACAGGCAGGATCTTTATTTAGGTTGATCAGAAGGGATATTTCACAATCCTCTTCTAGTAGAAGTATCTACCATACAGGCCAATCACTAAAAGATAGTGTTATTAGGAAGTTCAGCTCAGTTCCACTTTCCCTGCCGGTTGGTAGTGATTTAGGCATTTGTAGGAGGTACCCTGCATCCTTTTCATATGGATTGTGTCGATTTTATAGCTCCAAAGGTGATGGGAGTAATGCCAGTGGGGACAAACATGTGCCGGTTAAAGATGCCACCAACTTTGATAAAGGGAAGACTAGGAAAGAAGAGGTTTTAGCTGATTCAAAGCACTGCAATGAGCATGCTTGGCTTGGGGAACACGATCAGCAGGAGTGGCTGAATAGCGAGAGATCGTCCATTGATAGTAAAAAGAGAGAATCCCCTTTTCTAACCAAGCGAGAGAGGTTCAAAAATGAATTCTTGCGAAGGGTGATTCCATGGGAGAAGATCACAGTTTCATGGAGGACCTTTCCTTATTATATCCA TGAACACACAAAAAATTTGTTGGTGGAATGTGCTTCCTCCCATTTGAAGCACAAGAGTTTCACATCATCTTATGGTGCTCGGCTTACCTCTTCAACTGGGAGAATTTTGCTTCAGAGTATCTCAG GAACCGAGCTTTACCGGGAAAGATTGGTGAGAGCTTTGGCTCAGGAATTACAAGTCCCCTTGCTGGTTCTAGACAGCAGTGTTCTTGCTCCATAC GATTTTGGTCAAGAATGTGCATCAGAAAGTGAAACGGATGATGAGAATGTGGAATCAGGAGAAGAATGTACATCAGAGTCAGATGTTGAAGATGATGGAAACAATGAAGAAGAATGGGCAAGCAGCAATGAAGCCAAATCTGGTGAAAGCGAGGATGATGTTGATGATGTGCAAGCATCTGCTGAGGCCATCAAGAAGCTTGTACCATACAGTCTAGAAGAGTTTGCAAAG AGAGTTTCTGGAGAAGTTGAGGGTACCTCATCATCGACACAGACAGAGACTGCTGAGTCATCACAACAACCAAAAAGGCCTCTCAAAAAGG GGGACCGGGTGAAGTATGTTGGGGTCTCAGTGCATGTTGAAGCTGATCACAG GATCATATTGGGGAAAATACCAACTTCTGATGGCTCAACAAATGCATATACATTTATTAGAGGCAG GACCCTGTCAAATGGACAGCGGGGAGAAGTCTATGAGGTCAATGGGGATCAAGTAGCTGTTATTCTTGACAGAATGGGAAATAAAATGGAGGAAGAAAATAAGGCTGAAAGTATCAATGAGCAAGATGCAAAACCATCTATTTATTGGATTGACA TTCAGGATATCGTGCATGATTCTGATACTCAGGCAGAAGATTGGTGCATAGCAATGGAGGCACTTTGTGAG ATTTTACCATCTTTACAACCCGTTATTGTGTATTTGCCTGACTCTGCCCGGTGGTTGTTAAGGGCAGTTCCCAAGTCAAATCGTAGGGAGTTCATCCATAAGGTGGAGGAAATGTTCGACCAACTTCCTGGACCTGTTGTTTTGATATGTGGACAAAACATAATAGAGACAGGGTCCAAGGAGAAAGAGAAATAT ACTATGGTGCTTCCTCGGCTTGGTCGCCTGGCTCGGCTG CCTGTGCCATTGAAGCGACTAACTGAGGGACTGAAAGCAACTAAAACTACAAAAGATGATGGCATAAGTAAACTCTTCCCAAATGCTCTGTTTATTCATCCTCCAAAG GAAGAGGAGCAACTTAGAACATTCCATAAACAAATTGAAGAGGATAGAAAAATTATCATATCAAGGAGCAATCTTATTGAACTGCATAAG GTGCTAGAAGAGCATGAGCTATCATGCATAGAGCTTTTGCATGTAAAGACTGATGGTGTGATCTTGACAAAGCAAA AAGCTGAGAAAGttgtgggatgggctagaaatCACTACCTGTCCTCTGTCATTCTTCCCTCTATAAAGGGTGATAGGCTACTGATTCCCCGTGAAAG TCTGGATATTGCGATTGCAAGGCTAAGGGAACAGGAAACAATTTCCAGGAAACCCTTGCAAAGTCTAAAG AGTCTTGCCAAGGATGAGTATGAGAGCAATTTCATTTCAGCAGTGGTTCCCCCAGATGAAATTGGAGTGAAGTTTGATGATATTGGTGCTCTTGAAGATGTGAAGAGGACACTGAATGAGCTTGTCTCCCTTCCTATGAGGAGACCAGAACTTTTTTCACATGGAAATCTATTACGA CCTTGCAAAGGGATATTGCTTTTTGGGCCTCCTGGAACAGGGAAAACTCTTCTTGCAAAAGCACTTGCAACAGAAGCTGGAGCAAATTTTATCAGCATTACGGGATCAACACTTACCTCAAAg TGGTTTGGAGATGCTGAGAAGCTCACAAAAGCCCTATTCTCCTTTGCTAGCCGGCTATCCCCTGTCATTATATTTGTTGATGAG GTTGACAGTCTTCTTGGTGCTCGAGGTGGTGCTTTTGAGCATGAAGCAACAAGAAGAATGCGGAATGAATTTATGGCTGCTTGGGATGGACTGAGGACCAAGGACAGTCAAAGGATTCTTATCCTTGCTGCGACAAATCGTCCATTTGACCTAGATGATGCTGTAGTACGCCGCCTGCCAAGAAG GATAtatgtggatcttcctgatgcCGAGAATCGGATGAAAATCCTAAGAATATTTCTTTCTCAAGAAAACCTTGAACCTGGCTTTAGACATGATGAACTCGCCAATGCAACTGAAGGATATTCAGGAAGTGATTTGAAG AACCTGTGTATTGCAGCTGCATATAGGCCTGTTCAAGAACTtctggaagaagaaaagaag AAAGGTGCAACGGGCACGGCAGCTTCACTTAGGCCCCTTAAGTTGGATGATTTTATCCAAGCAAAATCGAAG GTGGGTGCGTCTGTAGCATATGATGCCACTAGTATGAACGAGCTAAGAAAATGGAATGAACAATATGGGGAGGGTGGTAGCAGGAGACAATCACCATTTGGCTTCGGTAATTAA